The following proteins are co-located in the Urocitellus parryii isolate mUroPar1 chromosome 15, mUroPar1.hap1, whole genome shotgun sequence genome:
- the Adm5 gene encoding putative adrenomedullin-5-like protein has translation MTAHILMLLLLTSALGDSASAGRRLWHLVPQHRGRLCSLGTCQTHRLPEIIYWLRSASTKESSGKAGRKPQDPHSYGRRRREAGALLHPQDPGRQQAGQDSAQLMG, from the exons ATGACCGCCCACATCCTCATGCTGTTGCTCCTCACCTCTGCTCTAGGGGACTCGGCCTCCGCAGGCAG GCGGCTCTGGCACCTGGTACCCCAGCACCGCGGCCGCCTCTGCTCCCTGGGCACATGTCAGACGCACCGCCTGCCGGAGATTATATACTGGCTGCGCTCTGCCTCCACCAAGGAGTCCTCGGGGAAGGCTGGCCGCAAGCCCCAGGACCCCCATAGCTATGGGCGCCGCCGGCGCGAGGCAGGAGCCCTGCTTCATCCCCAGGACCCAGGCCGTCAGCAAGCGGGCCAGGACAGTGCCCAGCTTATGGGGTGA